One Pantoea trifolii DNA segment encodes these proteins:
- a CDS encoding helix-turn-helix transcriptional regulator: protein MKESKLIKIQEVLKRCAISRATLYRLIANKNFPNQVSVTGNRSVAWRDEDIQRWIDERPTINQ from the coding sequence ATGAAAGAGAGCAAGTTAATTAAGATTCAAGAGGTATTAAAGCGCTGTGCCATTAGCCGGGCAACGTTATATCGCCTGATTGCTAATAAAAATTTTCCAAATCAGGTTTCGGTAACTGGAAATCGTTCCGTTGCCTGGCGAGATGAGGATATTCAGCGCTGGATTGATGAGCGCCCAACCATAAATCAATAA
- a CDS encoding tyrosine-type recombinase/integrase — MSRTALRQIQSVVQTTVFDAYTGGLAPSGRRGITSLLNRSASILKHGADAVGYPWEQLNYAAVAKVRAALLDDGYAVSSVNMALSALRGVAQTAFNLNGMNAETLARIRSVKRVNGDTQRKGRALDKQEIRALIQAAKQHPRHVRRCRDAAIVLTLCGTCLRAGELVKLERRDYDNGILTVRQGKGRKYREIHVADAVDRAIRAWLKVGAEEADSALFNRIQRSGKVAGQPLTTTGLTGILAELQQTAGIARFTPHDMRRTFITRLLEQGVDINTVRQLAGHSDISTTTRYDCRGESMKISASMRIKCW; from the coding sequence ATGAGCAGGACAGCGTTACGTCAGATTCAGTCGGTGGTGCAAACTACCGTGTTTGATGCGTATACTGGCGGTCTTGCTCCCTCGGGACGGCGGGGCATCACCAGCCTGTTAAACCGCAGCGCCAGCATACTTAAACACGGTGCGGATGCAGTTGGTTATCCGTGGGAACAACTTAACTACGCCGCCGTCGCTAAAGTACGTGCGGCACTGCTGGATGACGGTTACGCCGTGTCATCTGTCAACATGGCGCTGTCAGCACTCCGGGGCGTGGCGCAGACGGCTTTTAACCTCAATGGCATGAATGCCGAAACGCTGGCACGTATCCGGTCAGTTAAGCGCGTTAATGGAGATACTCAGCGTAAGGGAAGGGCGTTAGATAAGCAGGAAATCCGTGCGCTGATTCAGGCAGCAAAACAGCATCCGCGGCATGTACGGCGTTGTCGTGATGCCGCTATTGTGCTGACACTGTGTGGCACGTGCCTGCGGGCCGGTGAACTGGTTAAACTTGAGCGCCGGGACTATGACAACGGCATCCTGACAGTGAGGCAAGGGAAGGGGCGTAAATATCGAGAAATTCACGTGGCGGATGCAGTAGACAGGGCTATCCGCGCGTGGCTGAAAGTTGGCGCAGAAGAGGCTGACAGCGCACTGTTCAACCGTATCCAGCGCAGTGGTAAGGTCGCAGGCCAGCCTCTGACAACAACCGGGTTAACGGGTATCCTGGCTGAGTTACAGCAAACGGCAGGCATAGCACGTTTTACCCCGCATGACATGCGGCGGACCTTCATTACCCGCTTACTGGAGCAGGGCGTGGATATCAACACCGTCCGCCAGTTGGCAGGCCACAGCGACATATCCACGACAACCCGCTATGACTGTCGTGGTGAGAGCATGAAAATCAGCGCCAGCATGCGGATTAAATGCTGGTAA
- the radC gene encoding RadC family protein — MTMFTTRETRILEQARDIISKSYQCGVQLSCPDDVRRCVMVELATLEHEEFGIILLNNQNQLLHRETLFRGTLNTVSVHPREVIKLVLKHNAAAAILVHNHPSGEPEPSRSDINLTKKLKGLLEMLDVRLLDHFIVAGAETVSMAERGLV, encoded by the coding sequence ATGACGATGTTTACAACTCGTGAAACCCGCATCCTTGAGCAGGCACGTGACATTATCAGCAAGTCTTATCAGTGTGGCGTTCAGCTATCCTGTCCTGATGATGTCAGACGGTGCGTAATGGTTGAGCTGGCAACGCTTGAACATGAAGAGTTTGGCATCATCCTGCTAAATAACCAGAACCAGCTGTTACATCGGGAAACTTTGTTCAGGGGCACGTTGAATACGGTCAGCGTTCACCCCCGCGAAGTAATCAAGCTTGTACTGAAACACAACGCCGCCGCAGCAATCCTCGTTCACAACCACCCCAGCGGCGAGCCGGAACCCAGCCGAAGTGATATCAATCTGACTAAAAAGCTAAAGGGGCTGCTGGAGATGCTGGACGTACGGTTGTTGGATCACTTTATCGTTGCTGGCGCTGAAACAGTTTCGATGGCTGAACGAGGACTGGTCTGA
- a CDS encoding DUF2787 family protein, protein MPVAQELINIILNEAGSPPPHKARITAVSLLFKDLSYGAEKGGYHPVEIRLISRNDEWCFDYITDYSYMGTVYPELEKEIDISWSQQYVFLAHVGDLSLNAGRELFELWQSNFIQYHTMNVYTITVLWES, encoded by the coding sequence ATGCCCGTCGCTCAGGAATTAATAAACATTATATTAAATGAGGCGGGAAGTCCGCCGCCGCATAAAGCCAGAATAACCGCTGTTAGTTTATTATTTAAAGATCTGAGTTACGGCGCTGAAAAGGGTGGCTACCATCCTGTCGAAATACGGCTTATTTCACGCAATGATGAATGGTGTTTTGATTACATTACCGATTACAGTTATATGGGGACAGTATACCCCGAACTGGAAAAGGAAATTGATATCAGCTGGAGTCAGCAATACGTCTTTCTGGCTCATGTGGGTGACCTGTCTCTTAACGCCGGAAGGGAGCTGTTTGAACTCTGGCAATCCAACTTTATTCAATATCACACCATGAACGTCTACACCATTACCGTTCTCTGGGAAAGCTAA
- a CDS encoding helix-turn-helix domain-containing protein produces the protein MNNHVASQKKRTKGRVKDWHRADIVAALHKRGLSLAQLSRDQGLGSRTLNNAFSQHYPKAERLIAAALGMMPEEIWPSRYFDKQPSIHSGKD, from the coding sequence GTGAATAACCACGTAGCATCGCAAAAAAAGCGAACTAAAGGAAGGGTTAAGGACTGGCACAGGGCCGACATTGTGGCTGCACTACACAAACGTGGATTAAGTCTGGCGCAGTTATCCCGCGATCAGGGATTAGGCTCCCGTACACTGAACAATGCCTTCAGTCAGCACTATCCGAAGGCAGAACGGTTGATAGCTGCGGCGTTGGGCATGATGCCCGAGGAGATATGGCCCAGCCGCTATTTTGATAAACAACCTTCAATACATTCCGGCAAGGATTAG
- a CDS encoding acyl-CoA dehydrogenase, whose protein sequence is MKRVILATLLLSTSALATATEYVKPDGSLSLAAGGDGIEFSINAAPKEASGICNMEGSAQSVGAAENQEHRWVYNDKSSQCVAVISEQNNGKIRVITKGCEGYCGLAATGAMDGIYRKK, encoded by the coding sequence ATGAAAAGAGTCATTTTAGCCACCCTGCTGTTGAGCACATCAGCCCTGGCTACCGCTACAGAATACGTTAAACCTGACGGTTCATTATCACTGGCAGCAGGCGGTGATGGCATTGAATTCAGCATTAACGCTGCACCCAAAGAGGCCTCCGGCATCTGCAATATGGAAGGTTCAGCGCAATCTGTTGGTGCCGCAGAAAACCAGGAGCATCGCTGGGTTTATAACGATAAATCGAGCCAGTGCGTAGCTGTCATTAGTGAACAGAACAACGGCAAAATCAGGGTAATAACTAAGGGATGTGAAGGTTATTGCGGCCTGGCCGCTACAGGTGCAATGGATGGGATTTACCGGAAGAAATAA
- a CDS encoding helix-turn-helix transcriptional regulator, translated as MTLPVISPWQDACVQEKRDRQSMSKRNTQLALRIADILTRLNNGETLHLAKLAEQYDVCTRTIRRDIEERLQFLELQRDANNGGYTLSPEMLGRFDSNSIERYSGLAGIKGLFPALDKSMLNTIFRPSGQHNFQVHGHKYIDDDMHSVNFPRLQRAIDEQRIVGFRYRRKDALRHYTVEPYKLINYNGIWYLAARHAEKIKHFTLSKIATLECTFERFSADENLRQNINKEESVWASEEKFEVVLKVSAQVAEYFERRQLLNEQVIEKKMADGGLIISTRISHKTEITPVVRYWIPHLKIIAPQSLQNELAQEIKTWLDE; from the coding sequence GTGACACTCCCTGTCATTTCGCCATGGCAAGATGCCTGTGTTCAGGAAAAAAGGGACAGACAGTCAATGAGTAAACGAAATACACAGCTAGCACTTCGCATCGCGGATATTCTGACACGCTTGAATAATGGCGAGACGTTGCATCTGGCAAAACTGGCAGAACAGTATGATGTCTGCACGCGCACGATCCGGCGTGATATTGAAGAACGCCTGCAATTTCTTGAACTCCAGCGCGATGCAAATAATGGTGGCTATACGCTGTCACCGGAAATGCTGGGGCGTTTCGACAGCAACAGTATTGAGCGCTATTCCGGGCTGGCTGGGATTAAAGGCCTGTTTCCGGCACTCGATAAATCGATGCTGAATACCATTTTCCGCCCTTCCGGCCAGCATAATTTTCAGGTGCACGGTCATAAATATATCGACGATGACATGCACAGCGTTAATTTCCCGCGCCTGCAACGTGCGATTGACGAGCAGCGTATTGTGGGGTTTCGCTACCGTCGTAAAGATGCGTTACGCCACTATACCGTTGAACCTTATAAACTGATTAATTACAACGGCATCTGGTATCTCGCCGCTCGCCATGCTGAAAAAATCAAACACTTCACCCTCAGCAAAATCGCCACGCTGGAGTGTACTTTCGAACGCTTCAGCGCCGATGAGAATTTACGCCAGAACATTAATAAGGAAGAAAGCGTCTGGGCAAGTGAGGAGAAGTTCGAAGTGGTGCTGAAAGTCTCAGCGCAGGTAGCCGAATATTTTGAACGCCGTCAACTTTTAAATGAACAGGTCATCGAAAAGAAAATGGCCGATGGCGGTTTAATTATCTCCACGCGAATTTCCCATAAAACTGAAATAACGCCAGTAGTGCGCTACTGGATCCCACATCTGAAAATTATTGCGCCCCAGAGCTTACAAAATGAGCTGGCGCAGGAAATTAAAACTTGGCTGGATGAATAA
- a CDS encoding dynamin family protein, giving the protein MSSLKIRIMRKNKKQPPRHLVRTLPKVNIIVAATMSAGKTSLINALLGTDLLWSANEAATAAITRIQHAGQDEKTMRGICFTWEGKRYQMADAVDNQLLHAWNDSPLVKHIELSGYVKAFSKSRFLPVIYDTPGANNSQDTSHAQLLKEALEGCDDGIVVYVLNATQPATRDDARLLGDIKQHLDARPGKQIIFVLNKVDELDEDKGETTEHAVQSAARYLEQNGFSAPVIIPAMMQCALVARKMLTRLGTTRSQTRHLRNELARFRLNKHVLNNAALIPQPLRETLRQELTQRAVSTVSNDEFCRSELRQFAAYSGVRTLELYLTHYL; this is encoded by the coding sequence ATGTCCTCGTTGAAAATACGAATTATGCGCAAGAATAAAAAACAGCCGCCCCGTCATCTCGTGCGCACCTTACCCAAGGTGAATATAATTGTTGCCGCAACAATGAGCGCCGGGAAAACATCGCTGATCAATGCCCTCCTCGGCACGGATTTACTGTGGTCGGCGAATGAAGCGGCGACGGCAGCCATTACTCGTATTCAGCATGCCGGTCAGGATGAAAAGACCATGCGCGGCATCTGTTTTACCTGGGAGGGAAAGCGCTATCAGATGGCGGACGCCGTGGATAATCAGCTTCTGCACGCCTGGAACGACAGCCCGCTGGTGAAACATATTGAACTTAGCGGTTACGTGAAAGCCTTCAGCAAAAGCCGTTTTTTACCGGTCATTTACGACACGCCTGGCGCGAATAACAGCCAGGACACCAGCCATGCGCAACTGCTGAAAGAGGCGCTGGAAGGGTGTGATGACGGCATTGTTGTCTATGTGCTTAACGCCACCCAGCCCGCAACGCGGGATGATGCCCGTCTGCTGGGGGACATCAAACAGCATCTCGATGCCAGACCGGGTAAGCAGATTATCTTCGTACTAAATAAGGTCGACGAACTTGACGAAGATAAAGGTGAAACCACTGAACACGCCGTGCAGTCCGCCGCCCGCTACCTGGAACAAAATGGCTTTAGCGCGCCGGTCATCATTCCGGCAATGATGCAATGTGCCTTAGTGGCGAGAAAAATGCTCACCCGTCTGGGCACAACCCGTTCACAGACCCGCCATTTGCGTAACGAACTCGCACGTTTTCGTCTGAATAAACACGTTCTTAACAATGCCGCCCTGATCCCGCAACCGCTACGGGAAACATTGCGGCAGGAATTAACACAACGCGCGGTATCCACCGTCAGCAACGATGAGTTTTGCCGGAGCGAACTGCGCCAGTTTGCCGCCTACAGCGGCGTACGGACGCTGGAACTCTATCTGACACATTATCTTTGA
- a CDS encoding dynamin family protein, translated as MDVLEAADAARQKGMTIELELTRVKEVHHRLNVIQAMMEEARQNPQFNDYIENNEKVSRGFEEAFNRDFNLYVVATMSSGKSTLINAMLGQDLLPAANEATTATIAQITDDKMLGTSFMARRISSHTGPGEEIPVSLELLKEWNQLEDTHQIDLRGNIVSMQERDNVRLVLTDTPGPNNSQDGEHERVTMSYIQDSQRNPLILYVLNASQLGINDDQHLLRLVAQTMMRGGKQSKDRFIFAVNKMDNFDPENGENVGAALERIKTYLQNNGIQNPQVYPISANLTRLLRKKPDALTRKERGELNTMTELFLEEASMNLPSYMPLTSRVSRALEQRNLSRALYRSGLPAVEVMIDEYIDKYTFPNRLKRAYEALNQAIEKGMREAELTEQLDQDERALTHLNEQISQLEQKRKESADTDVYKQSLRQKGKELPLHIAAVFTQKLAQVLAASKAQGNEFTKDSQLTPADAQRRLDAAERDASFRFKELINAFEATFQTAQTLIKDELQVEYRRYISELFGDTRELKLPLFQGLKESMANFSLNLSLNANNIKSREERYNPREVSDSSWWNPFSWFSTRTVWDYRTVEFVDMSELWNEKRSQIEGNFRDLIDAARKKTETDKDRLVESYIAFIEREFNSKFDALITSLKEKMSDQQARENAIARARAQKSWISEFKSRLDNTLSLKE; from the coding sequence ATGGATGTGCTGGAAGCGGCAGACGCCGCCCGCCAGAAAGGTATGACGATCGAACTGGAGCTGACCCGGGTTAAAGAGGTTCATCACCGCCTGAATGTGATTCAGGCAATGATGGAAGAAGCCCGCCAGAATCCGCAGTTTAACGACTACATCGAAAATAACGAAAAGGTCAGCCGCGGGTTCGAGGAGGCGTTTAACCGCGACTTCAACCTGTATGTTGTCGCCACCATGTCATCGGGTAAGTCCACATTAATTAACGCCATGCTCGGCCAGGATCTCCTGCCCGCCGCCAACGAAGCGACCACCGCCACCATCGCGCAGATAACCGACGACAAGATGCTGGGCACCTCCTTTATGGCGCGTCGTATCAGCAGCCACACGGGGCCAGGTGAAGAAATTCCGGTATCGTTAGAGTTGCTTAAAGAGTGGAACCAACTGGAGGACACCCACCAGATTGATCTGCGTGGCAACATTGTCTCGATGCAAGAGCGCGATAATGTGCGCCTGGTGCTAACCGACACCCCAGGGCCAAATAACAGCCAGGACGGCGAGCACGAACGTGTCACCATGAGCTACATCCAGGATTCGCAGCGCAATCCGCTGATCCTGTACGTGCTGAACGCTTCACAGCTGGGGATCAATGATGACCAGCACCTGCTTCGCCTAGTCGCGCAAACCATGATGCGTGGCGGCAAGCAGAGCAAAGATCGCTTTATTTTCGCCGTCAACAAGATGGATAACTTTGATCCTGAAAACGGGGAAAACGTCGGCGCGGCGCTGGAGCGGATCAAAACCTATTTGCAGAATAATGGCATTCAAAACCCGCAGGTTTACCCAATCTCGGCCAACCTGACGCGCCTGCTGCGTAAAAAACCCGATGCTCTCACCCGCAAAGAGCGCGGCGAGCTCAACACCATGACCGAGCTTTTCCTTGAAGAAGCCAGCATGAATCTACCCTCTTATATGCCGCTCACTTCACGCGTCAGCCGTGCGCTGGAGCAACGCAACCTGTCGCGCGCCCTTTACCGCAGCGGGCTGCCCGCCGTTGAGGTGATGATTGACGAATATATTGATAAATACACCTTCCCGAATCGCCTGAAACGGGCCTATGAGGCTCTCAATCAGGCGATAGAGAAAGGCATGCGTGAAGCCGAGCTCACCGAGCAACTGGATCAGGATGAACGCGCGCTCACGCACCTGAACGAACAAATCAGCCAGCTCGAACAAAAGCGCAAAGAAAGCGCAGATACCGACGTGTACAAGCAATCACTGCGCCAGAAAGGGAAAGAACTGCCGCTGCACATTGCTGCCGTGTTCACGCAAAAACTGGCGCAGGTGCTGGCAGCCAGCAAAGCACAAGGTAACGAATTCACAAAAGATTCGCAGCTCACACCAGCCGATGCGCAGCGCCGTCTGGATGCAGCAGAGCGCGACGCAAGTTTTCGTTTTAAAGAGCTGATCAATGCGTTCGAAGCCACATTCCAGACTGCGCAAACGTTAATTAAGGACGAGTTGCAGGTGGAGTATCGCCGCTATATCAGCGAGTTGTTCGGCGACACCCGCGAACTCAAGCTGCCATTGTTCCAGGGGCTGAAAGAAAGCATGGCGAACTTTTCGCTCAATTTGAGCCTAAACGCCAACAATATTAAAAGCCGGGAAGAACGTTATAACCCGCGCGAAGTTAGCGACTCATCGTGGTGGAACCCCTTCTCCTGGTTTAGTACCCGTACCGTCTGGGATTACCGCACGGTGGAATTTGTTGACATGTCCGAACTCTGGAATGAAAAACGCAGCCAAATTGAGGGCAACTTCAGAGATCTGATTGATGCGGCGCGGAAAAAAACCGAAACGGATAAAGACCGCTTAGTCGAAAGCTACATCGCATTTATCGAACGCGAATTTAACAGCAAATTCGACGCCTTGATCACCAGTCTGAAGGAGAAAATGAGCGACCAGCAAGCGCGTGAGAACGCCATTGCCCGGGCTCGTGCGCAAAAATCGTGGATCAGCGAATTTAAATCACGCCTCGACAACACATTGAGCCTGAAGGAGTAA
- a CDS encoding ATP-binding protein: protein MKKPMMPLQIQEMEQRAAGTLASANTLINRSYLAEMRHYPVQPLEDYQGVPIHRAGDIRLFRIERIVQENKQSVLESTTAAYTALGAAGYSVFLLLKSDGRETDVYIGTRGAPGKMLGQNSGELLNETFKGHFPGSKLIAQNAQQTALLLDGALAQKENPSSSVTAVTGVPSLATEDSEHFMQGLEHFIDAAESRVYQAIILAEPVTPPELDRIRTGYEKVATQLSVLAKRQYSFGVQDSDSVGLSISEGLSQSLGESLGMTVSQGTSFTRGTNHSTSVGTSSSESTSGVIADVMAGYKNGSQISLGAAFKGVLKGAILNRTHSDSVSENTTTGTSETYGSNTSESESRTLNRNDTTTRTDGQTVNKTTGSSQQISLEVHDKTIENLLAKIDHHLERVNEARTYGGWQTAAYFIGDSTASSESLASIFLGLMRGTRSSTEDFALTTWNSQSKRPILDWLSVLAHPLLKPTIAPVLAIDWLTPATLVSGKEMAIQLSLPRRSTSSVAVLHTQSFGRKVLHLDGPEPDGQQTRALRLGQMRHLWNDLDMPIDLDVDRLTSHVFITGSTGAGKSNTIYALLEQLGQHNVPFLVIEPAKGEYKQVFGHRDDVSVFGTNARFSPLLRINPFRFPETTHVFEHIDRLVDVFSMCWPMYAAMPAVLKDAILQAYTVCGWDLVTSENHWHPATLFPTFADLQEQLRQVIEQSEWSQEVKSNYIGSLVTRVNSLTNGLNGQIFSGEEIDNSLLFDSNTIIDLSRIGSQETRSFITGILVIRLSEHRAAMSGMNQALRHVTVLEEAHHLLKRSGGNAGAEGADITGKAVEMLANAIAEMRTWGEGFIIADQSPAAVDMAAIRNTNTKIIMRLPEDMDRRTAGKSAALSDEQLDELARLPRGVAVVYQNDWLEPVLCRVRKFESPAEPWQYKPTAAPVATNPQAWTPLLSWLLSHRLADPVDITAQQLVEQVDTLMLSTRNKILLRSLIAEFATHRTLRIQREDQFRQLASTITGLLDFRREMMYRLSQCSDFSTVSNTLDSLVTRRTGELPAALRIAVQQCLMKDVSGESETWLKTYAGWRKHVQETLQ, encoded by the coding sequence ATGAAAAAACCGATGATGCCGCTGCAAATTCAGGAGATGGAGCAGCGCGCGGCAGGTACGCTGGCGTCTGCCAACACGCTGATTAATCGTAGCTATCTGGCTGAGATGCGTCACTACCCGGTGCAGCCGCTTGAAGATTATCAGGGGGTGCCGATCCACCGCGCCGGTGATATCCGTCTGTTTCGCATCGAGCGTATAGTTCAGGAAAACAAGCAATCGGTGCTGGAGAGCACCACTGCCGCCTACACCGCATTAGGCGCGGCCGGGTATAGCGTTTTTTTGCTGCTGAAATCCGATGGCCGGGAAACCGATGTCTATATCGGCACGCGCGGCGCGCCAGGAAAAATGCTGGGACAAAACTCCGGTGAGCTGCTCAATGAGACATTCAAAGGGCATTTCCCCGGCAGCAAGTTGATTGCCCAGAATGCGCAACAAACCGCACTGTTACTGGATGGGGCGCTGGCACAAAAAGAAAACCCGTCATCTTCCGTCACCGCCGTAACGGGAGTGCCGTCGCTGGCAACAGAAGACAGCGAACATTTTATGCAGGGGCTGGAGCATTTTATTGATGCCGCCGAAAGCCGCGTTTATCAGGCCATTATCCTTGCAGAACCGGTTACGCCGCCTGAGCTGGATCGCATTCGCACCGGTTACGAAAAAGTCGCCACCCAGCTCTCGGTGCTGGCGAAGCGCCAGTACTCTTTTGGCGTGCAGGACAGTGACAGCGTAGGCCTGAGCATCAGTGAAGGGCTGAGTCAGTCTCTCGGTGAAAGTTTAGGCATGACGGTATCTCAGGGCACGTCTTTCACCCGTGGCACAAACCACTCCACAAGCGTTGGCACCTCAAGCAGCGAGTCCACCTCCGGGGTCATCGCTGATGTCATGGCGGGCTATAAAAATGGCAGCCAGATATCGCTCGGCGCGGCCTTTAAAGGTGTACTGAAGGGTGCGATCCTGAACCGAACCCACTCTGACAGCGTGAGCGAAAACACCACCACTGGCACGTCGGAAACCTATGGCAGCAACACGTCCGAAAGCGAATCGCGCACGCTGAACCGCAACGATACCACTACCCGCACTGATGGCCAGACCGTCAATAAAACGACCGGCAGCAGCCAGCAGATTTCGCTGGAGGTACATGACAAAACCATCGAGAACCTGCTGGCAAAAATCGATCACCATCTGGAACGTGTAAATGAAGCGCGAACCTACGGGGGTTGGCAAACTGCCGCCTATTTTATTGGTGACAGCACCGCCTCATCAGAATCGCTGGCCAGTATTTTCCTAGGGTTAATGCGTGGGACGCGCTCAAGCACGGAGGATTTTGCTTTAACCACCTGGAACTCACAAAGCAAACGCCCCATTCTTGACTGGCTGTCGGTACTGGCTCATCCACTGCTGAAACCCACTATTGCCCCGGTGCTGGCTATCGACTGGCTCACCCCGGCAACGCTGGTTTCGGGTAAAGAGATGGCCATTCAGTTGAGCCTGCCGCGTCGTTCAACCTCCAGCGTCGCGGTACTGCACACCCAGTCATTCGGGCGCAAAGTCCTGCATCTCGACGGGCCGGAACCTGACGGACAACAGACCCGCGCACTGCGGCTCGGCCAGATGCGTCATTTGTGGAACGATCTGGATATGCCCATCGATCTGGATGTGGACAGGCTCACCAGCCATGTGTTTATCACCGGCTCCACCGGCGCAGGCAAAAGCAACACCATTTACGCGTTGCTGGAACAACTGGGTCAGCACAATGTGCCATTTTTGGTTATAGAACCCGCGAAAGGTGAATATAAGCAAGTCTTTGGTCATCGTGATGATGTCTCGGTCTTTGGAACGAATGCGCGCTTTTCGCCGCTGTTGCGTATTAATCCGTTCCGTTTTCCTGAAACCACCCACGTTTTTGAGCATATTGACCGCCTGGTTGATGTCTTCTCCATGTGCTGGCCGATGTATGCGGCCATGCCAGCTGTATTAAAAGATGCCATTCTGCAAGCCTACACCGTGTGCGGCTGGGATCTGGTAACGTCGGAAAACCACTGGCACCCCGCCACCCTTTTTCCGACCTTTGCCGATCTCCAGGAGCAACTTCGTCAGGTCATTGAACAATCGGAGTGGTCGCAGGAGGTGAAAAGCAACTACATCGGCTCGCTGGTGACCCGCGTCAACTCACTGACCAATGGCCTGAATGGACAAATATTTAGCGGTGAGGAGATAGATAACAGCCTCCTTTTTGACAGTAATACCATTATCGACTTAAGCCGTATCGGCTCTCAGGAAACCCGATCGTTTATTACCGGTATTCTGGTGATCCGCCTCAGCGAGCATCGTGCCGCAATGAGCGGGATGAACCAGGCTCTACGCCATGTGACCGTGCTTGAGGAGGCCCATCACCTGCTGAAGCGCAGCGGCGGCAACGCTGGCGCAGAAGGCGCGGATATCACGGGTAAAGCCGTGGAAATGCTCGCGAATGCCATTGCCGAAATGCGCACCTGGGGCGAGGGTTTTATCATTGCCGATCAGTCACCTGCGGCAGTGGACATGGCCGCCATCCGCAACACTAATACGAAAATCATCATGCGTCTGCCGGAAGATATGGATCGCCGCACTGCCGGAAAATCAGCGGCTCTGAGCGATGAACAACTTGATGAACTGGCGCGCCTGCCACGCGGCGTCGCAGTGGTGTATCAGAACGACTGGCTGGAGCCCGTGCTGTGCAGAGTCAGGAAGTTTGAGTCCCCGGCCGAGCCATGGCAGTACAAACCCACGGCAGCGCCGGTTGCCACAAACCCGCAGGCCTGGACGCCGCTGTTAAGCTGGTTGCTCAGTCACCGTCTGGCTGATCCGGTCGACATCACGGCGCAACAACTGGTCGAGCAGGTCGATACACTGATGCTGTCGACGCGTAACAAAATCCTGCTGCGTTCGTTAATTGCCGAGTTCGCGACCCATCGTACCCTGCGTATTCAACGTGAAGATCAGTTCCGCCAGCTTGCCAGCACCATTACCGGGTTACTCGATTTTCGTCGCGAGATGATGTACCGGCTCAGCCAGTGCAGCGACTTCAGCACTGTGAGTAATACGCTTGATAGCCTGGTGACCCGACGCACCGGTGAGTTACCCGCAGCGCTGCGCATTGCAGTACAACAGTGCCTGATGAAAGACGTTTCGGGGGAATCAGAAACATGGCTGAAGACCTACGCCGGGTGGCGTAAACACGTACAGGAAACCCTGCAATGA
- a CDS encoding HNH/ENDO VII family nuclease: MSEMLVLETTLEIVGEHEGLTELTRDIDIIDIDIDKLDEPLKTVDTPLTELSDEMRETLRDNGYSEDVIERIGSEQEAQIYLDAGLECESVNGKDVLVQPDINPDQVDELGRTNLERMEKGLPPQDADGKPYQLHHIGQNADSPLAELTQSEHMGGGNNKILHDVTKESEIDRGDFKTERIDHWKQRAEDIKNQRSEAAA, translated from the coding sequence ATGAGCGAAATGCTGGTTTTAGAAACGACCCTTGAGATCGTGGGTGAGCACGAAGGGCTGACTGAACTCACTAGAGATATCGATATTATCGACATTGACATTGATAAGCTGGATGAGCCACTGAAGACGGTTGATACGCCGCTGACTGAACTGAGTGACGAGATGCGTGAGACGCTGCGTGATAACGGCTACAGTGAAGACGTCATTGAACGCATCGGCAGCGAGCAGGAAGCGCAGATTTACCTTGATGCCGGGCTGGAGTGTGAATCAGTCAACGGGAAAGATGTGCTGGTGCAACCGGATATCAACCCCGACCAGGTGGATGAACTGGGCAGAACGAATCTTGAGCGAATGGAAAAAGGTCTGCCGCCGCAGGATGCCGACGGCAAACCTTATCAGCTTCACCATATCGGACAAAATGCAGATTCACCGTTAGCTGAGCTGACGCAAAGCGAACATATGGGCGGTGGTAATAATAAAATCCTCCATGATGTCACCAAAGAGTCGGAAATTGATCGCGGTGATTTCAAAACGGAACGCATCGACCACTGGAAACAGCGTGCAGAAGATATTAAAAATCAACGCAGCGAGGCCGCAGCATGA